The DNA segment ATGTCGGTAATGCCCCCATCATATATCGCTGACCATAATTGGGTACCGTTGGCATTGTACTTAACCGTTCCGTAATCAAGGACCTCCCCATAACCGTTAGCGTAACCCGTGACGTAGACATTACCGGAATTGTCAACTGCGAGACCATGCGCCTCATCATCCAAGTTCGCTGGACCGTTGTATCTTGCTACCCAAGCCTGGGGAAAGAGGAGCGTCGGAATGAAAAAAAGAGCAATTAGAGATATATTGTGAAGGTTTCTCTTTATCATAAATCCTCCCGCTCTTCTTCCTATTATAAATATAACATACATTATAATAAAAAATTTTTTAAGGTCAAGGGAGATTTTAAAAAATTTCAAAAGACCCTAAACCTCAATTTCTAATTTTCTATAATTTAATATTCAAGTAAAGAAGGAAAAAGACA comes from the candidate division WOR-3 bacterium genome and includes:
- a CDS encoding SBBP repeat-containing protein, with amino-acid sequence MIKRNLHNISLIALFFIPTLLFPQAWVARYNGPANLDDEAHGLAVDNSGNVYVTGYANGYGEVLDYGTVKYNANGTQLWSAIYDGGITD